A genome region from Thermoanaerobacterium xylanolyticum LX-11 includes the following:
- a CDS encoding TPR domain-containing glycosyltransferase has protein sequence MLSLCMIVKNEEDNLERCLKSVYDVVDEIIIVDTGSTDKTVDIAKKFGATVFYYKWNNDFSAARNFSLDKAKGDRILLMDADDALDEDGKKMINVLLEDDKIDAYLFETISYVGEEPGSDALSNLNVRLIKNKAEYRFIGAIHEQILISILNHGGNVAEVPIKVYHYGYLSKIIKEKDKRNRNMSILKKELKRDPDNPFHNFNIGAEYMALGDYERAYNYFKKSFYCSKDVKTGYTTKLIIRMIICLNQLNKVDEAFSLCNESIEKYPNVTDIMFLKGMLYHRINHYQEAINCFKRCIDMGEPPLIYRFITGVGGFKAYLAMGEVFMDIKDFDNAIECFLNSFRLNPSNKAILYKLSNAYFSRYDEKTAIEKIVSHFDVSPEAYTIISDIFFLNGKYHESLKFIDMALNSLKNNITYYIKGRTLMYLHKYGEAVECFEMIDGGEYILDSHINNIICRLLIGKDIKNPMLSLKKHFIEAYKVFFKFDLLLKKDVVLPIGVEDTGTYTNVIFIILDKLFEIQEFELFEKSLNMLNMVNEKDVLLRLGKLYYRHGAYKLAEEELTRSMKLFDIIDEEGMIILSNLCGKKEDKIS, from the coding sequence ATGTTAAGCCTGTGCATGATCGTAAAAAATGAAGAAGACAATCTTGAAAGATGCCTTAAAAGTGTTTACGACGTAGTCGATGAAATTATAATCGTGGATACAGGTAGTACTGATAAAACGGTGGACATAGCGAAAAAATTTGGTGCAACAGTATTTTACTATAAATGGAATAATGACTTTAGTGCAGCCAGAAATTTTTCATTAGATAAGGCAAAAGGTGATCGGATTTTGTTGATGGATGCTGATGATGCACTTGATGAAGACGGTAAAAAAATGATAAATGTGCTTTTGGAAGATGATAAAATTGATGCATATTTATTCGAAACAATAAGCTATGTGGGAGAGGAACCAGGTTCAGATGCTCTTTCAAACTTAAATGTAAGGCTCATAAAGAATAAAGCTGAGTATAGATTTATTGGAGCTATTCATGAACAGATATTGATTTCAATATTAAATCATGGTGGAAATGTAGCAGAAGTTCCGATAAAAGTTTATCACTACGGCTATTTGAGCAAAATCATCAAAGAAAAAGATAAAAGAAATAGGAACATGTCTATACTGAAAAAAGAGCTAAAAAGAGATCCAGACAATCCTTTTCACAATTTCAATATTGGAGCAGAGTACATGGCGTTGGGTGATTATGAGCGTGCGTATAACTACTTCAAAAAGTCATTTTATTGTTCAAAAGATGTTAAGACCGGTTATACGACAAAACTAATTATCAGGATGATTATTTGTTTAAATCAACTAAATAAGGTTGACGAAGCATTTAGCTTATGCAATGAGTCTATTGAAAAATATCCGAATGTAACTGATATAATGTTTTTAAAAGGTATGTTATATCACAGGATTAATCATTATCAAGAAGCCATAAATTGCTTTAAAAGATGCATAGATATGGGAGAACCGCCACTTATTTATAGGTTTATAACAGGCGTAGGCGGATTTAAAGCTTACCTTGCCATGGGGGAAGTTTTTATGGATATAAAAGATTTTGACAATGCTATTGAATGTTTTTTGAATTCATTCAGACTTAATCCGTCCAATAAAGCAATACTGTACAAATTATCAAACGCTTATTTCAGCAGATATGATGAGAAGACTGCTATAGAAAAAATTGTTTCGCATTTTGACGTGTCACCTGAAGCATATACGATTATAAGCGATATATTCTTTTTAAATGGCAAGTATCATGAATCGCTAAAATTTATAGACATGGCACTAAATTCACTAAAGAATAATATAACGTATTATATAAAGGGAAGAACATTGATGTATTTACACAAATATGGTGAAGCTGTAGAATGTTTTGAAATGATAGATGGTGGTGAATACATCCTTGATAGTCATATTAATAATATTATTTGCCGTTTATTAATTGGTAAAGATATAAAAAATCCAATGTTGTCGTTAAAAAAACACTTTATAGAGGCTTATAAAGTATTTTTCAAATTTGACCTATTGCTTAAAAAAGATGTGGTATTGCCAATAGGCGTTGAAGACACTGGCACATATACAAATGTTATTTTTATTATACTCGATAAATTATTTGAGATTCAGGAATTTGAGTTGTTTGAAAAATCTTTAAATATGCTTAATATGGTAAATGAGAAAGATGTTCTGCTGAGATTAGGAAAGCTTTATTATCGACATGGAGCATACAAACTTGCTGAAGAAGAATTGACACGTTCTATGAAGCTATTTGATATAATCGATGAAGAAGGTATGATTATATTAAGCAATTTATGTGGGAAAAAGGAAGATAAAATTAGTTAA
- a CDS encoding DNRLRE domain-containing protein — MPSVIIQPSTKDTSLESGYPNSNRGSDPTLWIGRYYIGFSGKSVYRALIQFDLGMLPQGSIVVEAILKLYFNYATNSSIPAYITPFLIVDEWDENTATWNNGPNIDETVFGSTKAVTKEGWYGFNITNIVNGWISGLYVNNGIMLKTPEVQNFETKSFYSKDETINISLRPMLQLTYITGYPFTLNERRFVKAKSTYTVYDEENFTDVNDCSAYDKYTYFVYNTSENSVIIKLLISPGDDLWIEDGNEIILDAGKTVALVPYLFSQYSRLSYKNKDVGKGANITVWFEAQV, encoded by the coding sequence ATGCCTTCTGTAATTATACAACCATCCACAAAAGATACGTCATTAGAATCGGGTTACCCCAACAGCAATAGAGGAAGTGATCCTACACTTTGGATCGGTAGGTATTACATTGGTTTTTCTGGAAAATCGGTGTACAGAGCTCTTATACAATTTGATTTGGGAATGTTGCCACAAGGTTCTATCGTGGTTGAAGCTATTTTAAAGCTTTATTTCAATTATGCAACAAATTCATCAATTCCTGCATATATTACACCGTTTTTAATTGTGGATGAATGGGATGAAAATACAGCAACATGGAATAATGGGCCGAATATTGACGAAACAGTATTTGGCTCTACAAAAGCCGTGACAAAAGAAGGATGGTATGGATTTAATATAACGAATATAGTTAATGGATGGATAAGTGGGCTTTACGTAAACAATGGGATAATGCTTAAAACGCCAGAAGTACAAAACTTTGAAACGAAAAGTTTTTATTCGAAAGATGAAACTATAAACATTTCTCTAAGGCCAATGTTGCAACTGACTTATATAACTGGATACCCCTTTACGTTAAATGAAAGAAGATTTGTGAAGGCAAAATCTACTTACACAGTATATGACGAGGAAAATTTTACAGATGTAAATGATTGTTCAGCATATGACAAATATACGTACTTCGTGTATAATACAAGTGAAAATTCAGTTATAATAAAACTCCTCATAAGTCCTGGTGATGATTTATGGATAGAGGATGGCAATGAAATAATTTTAGATGCAGGCAAAACAGTTGCATTGGTACCTTATTTATTTTCTCAATATTCAAGGCTATCATATAAAAACAAAGATGTAGGAAAAGGAGCAAACATTACCGTGTGGTTTGAGGCACAAGTTTAA
- a CDS encoding TetR/AcrR family transcriptional regulator has translation MNKTKEKIFNAAIDIISQKGFYKSTMDEIADKAGVAKGTLYYHFNSKDDILIFLIDEGLSLLKSQILEKINHMKNSAEKLREIIVVQSNFLFKYKDFVLILLSQLWGKEEIQNSFREKIYDYLKIIEDIIDEGIEEKLIEKCDKKLLSSAFFGMISSLIIFQFRNNDVIDPEHIADSVIEYTFNGIHYRDKSL, from the coding sequence ATGAATAAGACAAAGGAAAAGATATTTAATGCAGCAATAGATATAATTTCTCAGAAAGGTTTTTACAAATCCACAATGGATGAAATTGCAGATAAGGCAGGGGTTGCCAAGGGAACCCTTTATTATCATTTTAATAGCAAAGATGATATATTGATCTTTTTGATAGACGAAGGATTGTCACTTTTAAAGAGTCAAATACTGGAGAAAATAAACCACATGAAAAATTCTGCAGAAAAACTGAGAGAAATAATTGTAGTTCAGTCGAATTTTTTATTTAAGTATAAAGATTTTGTCCTTATATTGCTAAGTCAATTGTGGGGAAAAGAAGAGATTCAGAATAGCTTTAGAGAAAAAATTTACGATTATTTAAAGATTATTGAAGACATCATCGATGAAGGAATTGAAGAAAAGTTAATAGAAAAATGTGACAAAAAGTTGTTGTCTTCTGCTTTTTTTGGCATGATAAGCTCTCTTATTATCTTTCAATTTAGAAATAATGATGTTATAGACCCAGAACATATAGCAGATAGTGTTATTGAATATACATTTAATGGAATCCATTATAGAGATAAATCTTTATAA
- a CDS encoding YhgE/Pip domain-containing protein, with translation MIGVISNELKKLAQNRFIRLAVIVIIFMPLLYSFLYLYAFWDPYGKLDKLPVAVVNQDKSVLYDGKYKSFGDDIVKELKNNHDFKWNFVSYDDGLDGLKGNKYYFMIVIPKDFSKNILSVNGNAVEKAHIQYMTNDKKNFLATQLGNKAIENLTQRIADTIRKSYIDTVFSNVKNMGNGLKQASLAEKQLSDGAKMLNDGVSKLNDGINKALAGTNQFKDGLYNLSIGANNASYGASNLSNGAQILSQKLDEVDKNSNLILNGMNNIKSGLNGVSQGLNAISNSINQLKSGSTAVTNGYDQIGQSLSSFLTEFDSVSNGLNSIQTNLDSAVVALNNYVDKHPEAMSDADFKTAITVVSESNSGLKQIINGLETNKAKMDALNDSLKKLDSATNNLTIGYDKLNDGVSQLQSVVTEIINGENNLSNGISQYANGISLLNQKMSEITSGLLKLNDGLNALKQGASSLYNGSKDLNSGLVTVSNGSKQIQVNMEKLYKNQDLLYKKLSDASDKIEVMGTSDEKKSMINEPIILDTKRLNPVANYGIGFTPYFIPLSLWVGALILFFIIDIYDKNGYKDISNASIVVGKLLSLSILGIFQSIVSGFVLIEALKLPVNNLIYYYVINAVMSVVFVFIIGFFVMLLGMAGKFFAVVLLMLQLTSSGGVFPMELEPKFFNILNPFFPMTYGTQALREAISGSNTGVITHDLFILACFGILFMLLSILLSGKVGDKNKIDEKLNAAN, from the coding sequence ATGATAGGTGTGATTTCTAATGAGCTTAAAAAATTGGCCCAAAACAGATTTATTAGATTAGCTGTCATAGTAATTATTTTTATGCCGCTATTGTATAGTTTTCTTTATTTGTATGCATTTTGGGATCCATATGGCAAGTTAGACAAACTTCCAGTTGCAGTTGTGAATCAGGATAAAAGTGTGCTATACGATGGAAAATATAAAAGTTTTGGGGATGACATTGTAAAGGAATTAAAAAACAATCATGATTTCAAATGGAATTTTGTAAGCTACGATGATGGTTTAGATGGTTTAAAAGGCAATAAATATTATTTTATGATAGTAATACCGAAAGACTTTTCCAAAAATATTTTAAGTGTCAATGGCAATGCCGTAGAAAAAGCTCATATTCAGTATATGACAAATGACAAAAAGAATTTTTTGGCGACACAGCTTGGAAATAAAGCCATAGAAAATTTGACGCAAAGAATAGCTGATACGATAAGAAAAAGCTATATAGATACTGTTTTTTCAAATGTCAAAAACATGGGAAATGGTTTAAAACAAGCCTCTTTAGCAGAAAAACAATTATCAGACGGTGCAAAAATGCTAAATGATGGCGTTTCAAAATTGAATGATGGCATTAACAAAGCTTTGGCTGGAACAAATCAATTTAAAGATGGGTTGTACAATTTAAGCATTGGGGCAAATAACGCATCTTATGGCGCGTCAAATTTATCAAATGGCGCTCAGATTTTATCTCAGAAGTTAGATGAAGTAGACAAAAATAGCAATTTGATTTTAAATGGAATGAATAATATAAAGAGTGGTTTAAATGGAGTGAGTCAAGGTCTTAATGCGATAAGCAATAGCATAAACCAATTGAAAAGCGGTTCGACTGCTGTAACAAATGGTTACGATCAAATTGGTCAGAGTCTATCGTCATTTTTGACAGAATTTGATTCGGTAAGTAACGGATTGAACAGTATTCAGACAAATTTGGACAGCGCCGTTGTTGCATTAAACAATTATGTTGATAAACATCCCGAGGCCATGTCAGATGCGGATTTTAAGACGGCGATTACCGTTGTGTCAGAATCAAATTCAGGATTAAAACAAATAATCAATGGACTTGAAACTAACAAGGCCAAGATGGATGCATTGAACGATTCTCTTAAAAAATTAGACAGCGCTACTAATAATTTAACAATTGGATATGACAAATTGAATGATGGGGTATCTCAATTGCAGTCAGTCGTAACAGAAATTATAAATGGTGAAAATAATTTAAGCAATGGCATTTCTCAGTATGCAAATGGAATATCGTTGTTAAATCAAAAGATGAGCGAAATTACATCCGGGCTTTTAAAACTTAATGATGGACTTAATGCATTAAAACAAGGTGCTTCTAGTTTATACAATGGCTCTAAAGACTTAAATAGCGGGTTGGTGACGGTATCTAATGGCAGCAAGCAGATACAAGTAAACATGGAGAAACTATACAAAAATCAAGATCTTCTTTATAAAAAACTTAGTGATGCATCTGACAAAATAGAAGTGATGGGTACAAGTGATGAGAAAAAGAGCATGATAAATGAACCTATTATTCTTGATACTAAGAGATTAAATCCAGTAGCGAATTATGGCATTGGGTTTACACCGTATTTCATACCTTTATCACTTTGGGTTGGCGCATTGATTTTATTCTTTATAATAGATATTTACGATAAAAACGGCTATAAAGATATTAGCAACGCTTCAATTGTCGTAGGTAAACTGCTGAGCTTAAGCATCTTAGGCATTTTTCAATCGATAGTTTCTGGTTTTGTATTGATAGAAGCACTTAAATTGCCTGTGAACAATTTGATCTACTATTACGTTATAAATGCTGTAATGTCTGTGGTTTTTGTATTTATTATTGGCTTTTTTGTAATGCTTCTTGGCATGGCAGGAAAATTCTTCGCCGTTGTGCTTTTGATGCTACAGTTGACATCATCTGGTGGCGTATTTCCTATGGAATTAGAGCCGAAATTCTTTAATATTCTAAATCCATTTTTCCCAATGACATACGGTACTCAAGCATTGAGAGAAGCCATTTCAGGCTCTAATACAGGAGTGATTACTCATGATTTATTTATTTTAGCATGTTTTGGGATTTTATTTATGCTTTTGTCAATTTTGCTGTCGGGAAAAGTAGGAGATAAGAATAAAATTGATGAAAAGTTAAATGCGGCAAATTAA
- a CDS encoding QueT transporter family protein — MNVGFLKKKYSLTQKLTISGLVIALYLVVMYFTQNFAFGQYQIRIATSIYALSAIFPFLVLPMGLSNMLSNILMGGLGLPDMIGGFFVGILTSYAVYLVRKYRLNDWFISIPIILFPGLIVPIWLSVLLKIPYHILAISITVGQIIPGIVGVLLVKQLKNKL, encoded by the coding sequence ATGAACGTAGGATTTTTAAAAAAAAAGTACAGCCTTACTCAAAAATTGACTATCTCTGGATTGGTAATTGCATTGTACCTTGTTGTAATGTACTTTACACAAAATTTTGCTTTTGGCCAGTACCAAATAAGAATAGCAACATCGATTTATGCGTTGTCTGCAATTTTTCCATTTTTGGTATTGCCAATGGGATTAAGCAATATGCTTAGTAATATTTTAATGGGAGGCTTAGGGCTTCCTGATATGATTGGAGGCTTCTTTGTAGGCATATTGACGTCGTATGCAGTTTACCTTGTTAGAAAGTATCGTCTAAATGATTGGTTTATCTCAATTCCTATAATATTATTTCCAGGCCTTATAGTGCCAATTTGGCTTTCTGTTTTGCTTAAAATACCGTATCACATATTAGCCATAAGCATTACAGTAGGTCAGATTATACCCGGAATTGTAGGTGTACTGTTAGTCAAACAGTTGAAAAACAAATTATGA
- the queF gene encoding preQ(1) synthase, with translation MPRDEKELNGLSQLGNKETKYIFDYDPSLLETFPNKHQENDYFVKFNCPEFTSLCPKTGQPDFATIYISYVPDKLMVESKSLKLYLFSFRNHGDFHEDCVNIIMKDLIKLLDPKYIEVWGKFTPRGGISIDPYCNYGRPGTKWEDVAQKRLFYHDMYPEKVDNR, from the coding sequence ATGCCGAGAGATGAGAAAGAGCTTAATGGGTTATCTCAATTAGGGAATAAAGAAACTAAGTATATTTTCGATTACGATCCATCTTTGCTTGAAACATTCCCTAATAAGCATCAAGAGAATGACTATTTTGTAAAGTTCAATTGCCCTGAATTCACAAGCCTTTGCCCTAAGACAGGACAGCCTGACTTTGCTACAATATACATTTCATATGTTCCAGACAAATTGATGGTTGAAAGTAAATCATTAAAGCTTTATCTTTTTAGCTTTAGAAATCACGGTGATTTTCATGAAGACTGCGTAAATATAATTATGAAGGATTTAATAAAACTGTTGGATCCAAAATACATTGAAGTTTGGGGTAAGTTTACGCCAAGAGGTGGAATATCTATAGATCCATACTGCAACTATGGAAGACCTGGTACGAAGTGGGAAGATGTAGCACAAAAAAGGCTTTTTTACCATGATATGTACCCTGAAAAAGTAGATAACAGGTGA
- the yfcE gene encoding phosphodiesterase produces MKIGVISDTHGDYTSWEKAISYLHDADLILHAGDVLYHGPRNDIPSGYNPKKLISAINDCKIPILISKGNCDASVDQMVLNIPIQSPYVFAVIENKRFLVQHGVQISEDGIQDLIFRYKLDYFITGHTHIPVLKRHDNCIIVNPGSTSLSKRDDGINTISIIDDDGIYILDIDTGNKILEIKN; encoded by the coding sequence ATGAAAATAGGGGTAATAAGCGATACACACGGCGATTATACATCGTGGGAAAAAGCTATTAGCTATCTTCACGATGCTGATTTAATATTGCATGCAGGGGATGTCTTGTATCATGGTCCCAGAAATGATATTCCGTCTGGATATAATCCTAAGAAACTTATTTCTGCCATAAATGATTGCAAAATACCTATTTTGATATCAAAAGGAAACTGTGATGCATCTGTAGACCAAATGGTATTGAACATCCCTATTCAATCGCCTTACGTCTTTGCAGTGATTGAGAATAAAAGGTTTTTAGTACAGCACGGTGTTCAGATCAGCGAAGACGGAATACAAGATTTAATTTTCAGGTACAAGCTTGATTATTTTATTACTGGACATACTCATATTCCGGTGTTGAAGAGACATGACAACTGCATAATCGTAAATCCAGGTTCTACATCTTTAAGCAAAAGAGATGATGGAATAAATACTATAAGCATAATTGATGATGATGGCATATATATTTTAGACATAGATACAGGCAATAAGATACTTGAAATAAAAAATTAA
- a CDS encoding nitroreductase family protein, producing MKDLKEVFEERRSVNFFDKNKGLDEDTLKKIIDLAVLAPSAFNLQPWEIIAVKSKEAKEKLYDVALKQPKILDAPVTLIMIGDKNAYKEDNPAWWYMRDVGIPDDKIQGSIDFAKNMLYNTDLKANNFAVRNTSLLSMSIMYAAKYYGVDSHAMIGFEEDKLKEAFGIPDDKVVVMLISLGYFDESKTLYPRLKRNGYEKIVKVL from the coding sequence ATGAAAGATTTAAAAGAAGTGTTCGAAGAAAGGCGTTCTGTCAATTTCTTTGATAAAAATAAAGGACTTGATGAAGATACATTAAAGAAAATAATCGACTTAGCAGTTTTGGCCCCATCTGCGTTCAACTTACAACCTTGGGAAATAATCGCTGTAAAGTCAAAGGAAGCAAAGGAAAAACTTTATGATGTTGCATTGAAACAGCCAAAAATTCTTGATGCGCCAGTAACTTTAATCATGATTGGCGATAAAAACGCATATAAGGAAGACAATCCTGCTTGGTGGTATATGAGAGATGTGGGAATTCCTGATGATAAGATTCAAGGTAGCATCGATTTTGCTAAAAACATGCTTTACAATACAGACTTAAAGGCGAACAATTTTGCCGTTAGAAATACATCGCTTTTAAGCATGTCCATAATGTACGCCGCAAAATACTATGGCGTTGACTCACATGCAATGATCGGCTTTGAGGAAGATAAGTTAAAAGAAGCATTTGGTATACCTGATGACAAGGTCGTAGTGATGCTTATATCTCTCGGATACTTTGATGAAAGCAAAACGCTTTATCCAAGGTTAAAGAGAAATGGATATGAAAAGATAGTAAAAGTCCTATAA
- a CDS encoding alpha-hydroxy-acid oxidizing protein, whose product MDWNEIREKARENMKGYCRGCKRCDGIACAGEVPGMGGTGTGNGFIENIKALDRWKVKLKTLHDVLKPDINTSFLGFEVKMPVFVAPMTGLKGNAGGYLSEREYDMIVAEACKNVGTIFMSGDANDMDMYPAGIDAIKSTGVLGIPFSKPRTVDEIIEKAKIAKEAGAIAFGVDVDGAGLIMMVRSGQFVGPKSRKEIETITKNIELPLILKGIMTTEEAVIAAEAGAKAIVVSNHGGRVLDYTMGTADVLPDIAKAVGDKIDVLVDGGVRTGIDVLKMLSLGAKAVLIGRPIMIAAHGGGREAIEFYLNKVADELYQAMVLTGCKDLKNVPEVYKAS is encoded by the coding sequence ATGGATTGGAATGAGATAAGAGAAAAAGCAAGGGAAAACATGAAGGGCTATTGCAGAGGATGCAAAAGATGTGATGGCATTGCATGTGCAGGTGAAGTCCCCGGCATGGGAGGCACAGGCACGGGAAATGGATTCATTGAAAACATAAAGGCATTAGACAGATGGAAAGTCAAGCTGAAGACGCTTCACGATGTCCTAAAGCCAGACATAAACACATCTTTTCTTGGCTTTGAAGTCAAGATGCCTGTTTTTGTTGCTCCAATGACAGGACTTAAGGGAAATGCAGGTGGATATTTGTCTGAGCGTGAATACGATATGATTGTCGCAGAAGCGTGTAAAAATGTAGGAACGATATTTATGTCAGGCGATGCGAATGATATGGACATGTATCCTGCAGGCATTGATGCTATAAAATCAACAGGTGTTTTAGGTATACCATTTTCTAAGCCTCGGACAGTAGATGAGATAATAGAGAAGGCGAAAATTGCCAAAGAAGCAGGTGCTATAGCGTTTGGCGTCGATGTGGATGGAGCTGGGCTTATTATGATGGTAAGAAGCGGTCAGTTTGTAGGACCAAAATCGAGAAAAGAGATCGAGACGATAACTAAAAATATTGAGCTTCCTTTAATATTAAAGGGCATCATGACGACAGAAGAGGCAGTGATTGCAGCAGAAGCAGGTGCAAAGGCAATTGTCGTTTCAAACCACGGAGGAAGAGTATTAGATTACACTATGGGAACTGCTGATGTTCTACCGGACATCGCAAAGGCTGTTGGAGACAAAATTGATGTACTGGTGGACGGCGGCGTAAGAACAGGGATCGACGTCTTAAAGATGTTGTCATTGGGAGCAAAAGCCGTCTTGATAGGAAGACCTATAATGATTGCTGCACATGGAGGAGGAAGAGAAGCCATAGAGTTTTATCTAAATAAGGTTGCTGATGAGTTGTATCAAGCCATGGTTCTCACTGGATGCAAAGACTTAAAGAACGTACCGGAAGTGTATAAAGCAAGCTGA
- the cimA gene encoding citramalate synthase, producing the protein MKNIVIYDSTLRDGAQSQGISFTVSDKIKIVELLDDFGVDYIEAGNPGSNPKDMEFFDIIKRKSLKNSKLIAFGSTRRANTPVEKDANVSSLLLAETEYVAVFGKSWDFHVSEILRTTLDENLNMIYDTINYLKKQGKKVVFDAEHFYDGFIENPDYALKTIQVAYDAGADSICLCDTKGGMFPTEIYDITKKVVDKFDCEIGIHAHNDNGMAVANSIMAVEAGAVQVQGTINGYGERCGNANLCTILPNLQFKKGIKCVEDDKMRELTVLSRRISEIANAAPDERAPYVGRNAFAHKAGMHSDAVCKNTRSYEIIDPELVGNERVLLLSEVAGRSALIGIVNEVDPTIDRDSDKTKEILDKLKEMESKGYKYEGAEGSLKLLILKTLGLYKPSFRLIEFKVIVNEPSVDDVNSSALIKIEVDGQEEITAAEGDGPVNALDKAVRKALERFYPEVKEMKLTDYKVRVLDSNSATAAKVRVIIESSDGNEIWSTIGVSTDIIDASWIALVDSIEYKLNKK; encoded by the coding sequence GTGAAAAACATTGTCATTTACGATTCTACATTGAGAGATGGAGCTCAATCACAGGGGATTTCCTTTACAGTATCAGACAAAATAAAGATTGTTGAGCTTTTAGACGATTTTGGTGTAGATTACATTGAAGCTGGAAATCCAGGTTCCAATCCTAAAGACATGGAGTTTTTTGATATTATAAAAAGAAAAAGTTTGAAAAATTCCAAGTTGATAGCATTTGGCAGCACCAGAAGGGCGAACACACCTGTCGAGAAAGATGCTAATGTCAGTTCGCTTCTATTGGCGGAGACAGAATATGTGGCAGTATTTGGAAAGTCATGGGACTTCCATGTTAGCGAGATATTGCGAACGACTTTAGATGAAAATCTCAATATGATATATGATACGATAAATTACTTGAAAAAGCAGGGTAAAAAAGTCGTATTTGATGCAGAACATTTTTATGATGGCTTTATAGAAAATCCTGATTACGCATTGAAAACAATTCAGGTTGCGTATGATGCAGGAGCAGACAGTATCTGCCTTTGTGATACAAAAGGTGGCATGTTTCCTACAGAGATATATGACATAACCAAAAAGGTTGTAGATAAATTTGATTGTGAGATAGGCATACATGCTCACAATGACAATGGTATGGCTGTCGCCAATTCTATAATGGCTGTAGAAGCAGGTGCAGTACAAGTCCAAGGAACGATAAACGGATATGGTGAAAGATGTGGAAATGCAAATCTGTGCACGATTTTGCCAAACTTGCAGTTTAAAAAAGGAATAAAATGCGTTGAAGACGACAAGATGAGAGAGCTTACGGTACTTTCAAGAAGAATAAGTGAAATAGCCAATGCTGCACCAGATGAAAGAGCACCGTACGTAGGGAGAAACGCATTTGCCCACAAGGCAGGTATGCATTCAGATGCTGTTTGCAAAAACACAAGGTCGTATGAAATCATCGATCCAGAGCTTGTTGGCAATGAAAGAGTGCTTCTATTGTCAGAGGTTGCTGGCAGAAGTGCTTTAATAGGCATAGTAAATGAAGTAGATCCAACCATAGACCGCGATTCTGATAAGACGAAAGAGATATTAGATAAGCTAAAAGAAATGGAATCTAAGGGATACAAGTACGAAGGTGCTGAAGGTTCGTTAAAGCTTTTGATATTGAAGACTTTGGGACTGTATAAACCTTCATTTAGGCTTATAGAATTTAAAGTTATAGTCAATGAACCATCTGTTGATGATGTAAATTCATCTGCCCTCATAAAAATAGAAGTAGACGGGCAAGAAGAAATAACCGCTGCAGAAGGCGACGGACCTGTAAACGCACTCGATAAGGCAGTCAGAAAGGCTTTAGAGAGGTTTTATCCAGAAGTCAAGGAGATGAAACTTACAGACTACAAAGTAAGAGTTTTAGACTCTAATTCTGCTACAGCAGCGAAAGTAAGGGTAATAATAGAATCATCCGATGGAAACGAAATTTGGAGCACCATTGGTGTTTCTACAGATATAATAGATGCCAGTTGGATAGCGCTTGTAGACTCAATAGAGTATAAACTTAATAAAAAATGA